A segment of the Pirellulales bacterium genome:
GTTCCCAGCGCACCGCATCGACCACCCGGGTTTGATCCGCGCTGAACTGAATCAGCTTGATGCTGCGGCTGCCTAGGTCGACGCCGATCGGGCCGAATCGTTTGCGTTTTAGTTTGGCAATCATGGTTGTGGACCGTTTTAAGAACCGCTGGTCGTGCCGACCGTCGGCGCCGATGCTTGGATCGAGCCGATCGTGGTCAATCCCGTGGCGGGATTGATCGTCACCGACAGATAGCGCGCGGTCGAACCAGTTCCGGCAACGAGCCAGATAACCGTCGATGGCGTTTGCGTCGTCGAGCCTAGCGGTCCGAATTGCACGCTCGCGGCTTCGACCGGCGAAGGATTCAATTCCTGCACGTCGTAGAGCGACACCGGCACGCCGACGTGCGGCAATTGTCCCAATCGCACGACGAATTGGCTCGCGGAATCTTGTGACGCGTGAAACGGATTCGGCGGCAGTGTCGTTAGCGCCGGGTTGCTGCCGCTGTATTCGAGAGTGTATTGGTTGTCGACAAGATCGAAGAGAAATTGGTAGGTATCGTTGTTGAGCACCGCCAGGCTGCGACCGTAGGCCAAATCGCCGGCGACCACCTCGGCCGCCGAGGAGAGTTGCACCGTGATCGACGGTGCGGCGCTTGGCAGTGCAACTGCCGCGATAATGCTCAGCAGCGTGACCACGATTAGAAGTTCGAGCAGCGAGAATCCACTGCGATGTCGTGGTCGGCCGGTCATGGTTGGGCGATTATTCTTTTTTGTCCAACGACACGAGCACCTTCATGTTGCCGGAATGCAACAGTTCATTCTGCTCGTGCAATTGGGCGTTGATCTCTTTGAGCTGTGCGATGATTTCGTTGCGCTGCTCGACCGCATTGGCAAACGGCGGCGCAGCTTCTTGCGTCAGCCCGGTTTTCGGCTGATACAAGCCTAGCACGCCCAAAACGACCAGATTGACCAGCAAGAGAGCAAAAAAAGAGAGTTTGGTTCGGTTCATGGGTAGGAGGCTAGGGTTAGGGATAGGGGGCAATGCAGGGTGAGGGTAAGGGTGAGGGTGAGGGAGGGAGAACGAAGTCTAAGGCGATTGCGCGTCTCTGATGCCTGGCCTGTCCTCGTTGTCCCCTGCTCTCACACATTTTCGGTCCACGAGATTAGCGTCCAGCGGAGACCGCCGTCGGCGGGGTTGATCACGAAAACCGGCCCAGCCGTCAGGTCCTGCCATTGGTATGTGAGTACAGTCGTATTGGGCATTACGGTCAAGGTCGGAATTGGATTCAGGCCGATGCCAGAAAGCCAAACGGGAAAATAGGCGATTCGCGGCGGCGTCGCGAGGCCCAACTGGTTTTGAAACAAGGCGTAGTAGATTCCCCAAATGAACGATGATTGATTCCACTCGTTCCGTGTGCTGATGCTGAACGTATTTGCCAGCACTGGTCCGACCACGGAAACCACATTCGCCTGCGGCCCTGCAAGGATCGAAAAACCGCCGCCAGATAGCACCGCTCCGTTGAACGTGGCGACCGCCGACGAATTGCACGAAACTCCAGCAGCACTCACCACCGCCGGCAATTGAATAGGCGTGCTGCTGCCGTCAAGCGCAGGCAGGCTTACGGGAGTGATCGTCGTGCCCGAGCCGCCGATGGTCAGGCTGCTGCCGCAAATCAAGGTGCCGTTGACGGTCAGGTTGCTGCCGGTCGAGAGGGAGCTTGAACTGAAATAGATACCCAGTGGATTCCGCACCATATCGGGCCCGAGCGTCGTACTGCTAGCACCCGATGGCACGGCGCCGACGGTGTACACCGGTCCGCCGGGATAAATCTGATACGTCGTGAGATTCGTGGGCAGCGGAATGCTCGGCGATGTGCCGATTGCCACGTTCGTGGTCGAAAGGCCAAGCCAGCCGAGCGTCGAGATCGTCTGGCCCGACTGCCAGCCGGTCGGCAAGGAGATTTTTCCGGTGAACGGCCGATCGTCGCCCGCTCCGGCAAGCCGCATCGAATTCAGGTCGGTGAAAAATCGTTGCGAAGCGGCGGAACTCCATGCATAGTCCGCCCCCAACGAAAGGGCGCCTTGCAAAAATACCGGTCCGGTCACTTGGCATGGTGGATCGAGCGAATCCGTGCCGCTCTTCGTTTGATAGAATGAATATTGCACCATCGTCGACCAATTCGTCGGCTGGGTGCCGAGTTGCCGAGGAGACAGCGCCACGACGGCCCGCACCCGGTAGCTCGTGGTTTGCGATTGTTGCAACAGCGAACTGGTTGAATAACCCGTCGATAAAACGGTGACGCGATATGGTTGTCGCGAGTCTTGCGTCGTGAGATTGGGATCGCCGGCGGTGAAGGTGACACTGTAGCTATCGGTGCTGCTAAGCGCGCCGGTGAACGTGCTATTCACTCCGCTCCAGCCCGATTGGCTCATTCGTTGCAAGCCGGCTGCCAAGCCGGAGAGCGCTGCCTCGCGAGCTTCGTTTCGCAGGTTTCCATTTCCCTGGATCAACACATTCAAGCCTTGCGACCGCAACAGTGCATACGCCATGGCCAGCGCGATGGAGATCAGCCCCAATACCAGCGCGATGGCTACGCCGCGTCGCCGTCGCGAGCGCCGCCGCCGTGTGATCGGCTCCGTCCGTAGTGTGCCACTGGCTTTGCCAGTGCTTGCCCGCCGTGTGCCACTGGCTTTGCCAGTGCCTGCAGCGCGGAAGACGTCAACTCGCGGGGCATCCTCGCTAACGCTTCGGGCTCGTGTGGTGGACCGTGTGCCGCCGGCTTCGCCATTGCCGGTAGCCGGCTCACGGTCGCGTTCGAAATATGGTGTCATGGGGCGAAGCATTAGGGCAGCGAATAGTTGAAGCAGGCGGAGCCAAGAAACGGGATCGGCGTGGCCGAGGCCGAGTTTTGTCCCGACCACGCGACGCCGGGCATCAACTGGATTTCGCTTCGCAGCCACACTTGCGTGCGTCCCTCGGCCGCGCTGCAAATCCCTTGGGGCCATGTAAGATTTGCCCATGTCGTCGTGCCGGCCAGGTACGAATTCCAGCTCGTCGCCGATGGACTGAGCGTCTCGATAAACCATACGGCCGGCCGCGTTGTCGAGGCGCTGTTGCCGGAATCGGCGACCGACACGACATTCAGTAGATTCGTCAGCACAACTTT
Coding sequences within it:
- a CDS encoding prepilin-type N-terminal cleavage/methylation domain-containing protein — its product is MTGRPRHRSGFSLLELLIVVTLLSIIAAVALPSAAPSITVQLSSAAEVVAGDLAYGRSLAVLNNDTYQFLFDLVDNQYTLEYSGSNPALTTLPPNPFHASQDSASQFVVRLGQLPHVGVPVSLYDVQELNPSPVEAASVQFGPLGSTTQTPSTVIWLVAGTGSTARYLSVTINPATGLTTIGSIQASAPTVGTTSGS